One stretch of Roseimicrobium sp. ORNL1 DNA includes these proteins:
- a CDS encoding PQQ-binding-like beta-propeller repeat protein, with protein MKPLLFSAALLTLALPAPANNWPQTRGPNRDSVSTDAAVPTHWSEKENLKWQLDLPGAGASSPIVWENKVFVTCFSGQKENGDVSGLVRHILCVDKATGKKLWQRDYPTTQKDDDWSGMIREHGYTSNTPVTDGAHVYVHWGKGGVVALDMDGKEVWKATTGSESGRQRWGSSGSPVLWKNLLIVNAADEAQSVIAFDKATGKQAWKQTAGLLEGAFSSPQVLKRADGREDLIFAAPSELWGMNPETGKLRWYAPTGIEGNVAPDPVIQGEDIYVFGGFPSTMRVALKAGDKGEVSSSAMLWQDSQSTYVPTPVYHDGKLYVVSDQGFAWCADAKTGAMIYRERLGGAAAQSGGGGGRRGGGKPFYASPVLIGDKIYAVSRKQGVFILAAKPQFQVLATNFLAGDGTDFNATPAVSDGCLFLRSNKALYCIGK; from the coding sequence ATGAAACCGCTTTTGTTTTCCGCAGCCTTGCTCACCCTCGCGCTGCCTGCGCCCGCCAACAACTGGCCCCAGACGCGTGGCCCCAACCGGGACTCTGTCAGCACGGATGCCGCGGTGCCCACGCACTGGAGTGAAAAGGAAAATCTGAAGTGGCAGCTGGATCTGCCAGGAGCCGGAGCCTCCAGCCCCATCGTGTGGGAGAACAAGGTCTTCGTCACCTGCTTCTCCGGACAGAAGGAGAACGGCGATGTGAGCGGCCTGGTGCGCCACATCCTTTGCGTGGACAAGGCGACGGGAAAAAAACTCTGGCAGAGAGACTATCCCACAACGCAGAAGGACGACGACTGGAGCGGTATGATTCGCGAGCACGGTTACACCAGCAACACGCCGGTGACCGATGGCGCGCATGTGTATGTGCACTGGGGCAAGGGCGGCGTGGTCGCGCTGGACATGGACGGCAAGGAAGTATGGAAGGCCACCACTGGCAGCGAGTCCGGCCGCCAGCGCTGGGGTTCCTCGGGATCGCCGGTGTTGTGGAAAAATCTTTTGATCGTCAATGCCGCCGATGAAGCGCAGTCCGTGATCGCGTTCGACAAGGCGACCGGGAAGCAGGCATGGAAACAAACCGCTGGGCTGCTGGAAGGCGCTTTCAGCTCACCGCAGGTCCTCAAGCGTGCCGATGGCCGTGAGGATCTCATCTTCGCCGCGCCCAGCGAACTCTGGGGTATGAATCCCGAGACGGGCAAATTGCGCTGGTACGCGCCCACCGGTATCGAGGGGAATGTGGCTCCGGACCCGGTGATTCAGGGAGAGGACATCTATGTGTTTGGAGGCTTCCCTTCCACCATGCGGGTGGCGCTCAAGGCGGGGGACAAGGGTGAGGTGAGCTCTTCTGCGATGCTCTGGCAGGACAGCCAGTCCACCTATGTGCCCACGCCGGTCTACCATGACGGCAAGCTGTACGTGGTGAGTGATCAGGGCTTCGCCTGGTGCGCGGATGCGAAGACCGGCGCCATGATCTACCGCGAGCGCCTCGGTGGCGCGGCGGCACAGTCCGGTGGCGGCGGCGGACGCCGTGGCGGTGGGAAGCCCTTCTACGCCTCCCCGGTTCTGATTGGGGACAAGATCTACGCCGTGAGCCGCAAGCAGGGCGTTTTTATCCTGGCCGCCAAACCCCAGTTCCAAGTGCTGGCCACCAACTTCCTGGCCGGTGACGGTACGGACTTCAATGCCACCCCCGCGGTCAGTGATGGATGTCTTTTCCTCAGGTCGAATAAGGCCCTCTATTGCATCGGGAAATGA
- the msrB gene encoding peptide-methionine (R)-S-oxide reductase MsrB, whose product MKTPLTLLLPLAAAMPLVLAFAEDKPATPKTPAPEASTKTMETGKVIKTDEEWRQKLTPEQFAITRRAATERANGAAYEKFEKEGEGTYYCVCCGGELFTSKEKFHSGCGWPSFYDSSKANNVLERADDSHGMRRVETVCKRCEAHLGHVFEKEGFKTPTDRRFCINGAALVFVPKGGTPPKLEELSSPEVAKKKDEVKKAAGE is encoded by the coding sequence ATGAAAACGCCGCTGACTCTTCTCCTGCCGCTGGCCGCTGCGATGCCTCTGGTCCTGGCCTTTGCCGAGGACAAGCCCGCGACACCCAAGACCCCTGCACCTGAAGCCTCCACCAAGACGATGGAAACTGGAAAAGTGATCAAGACCGATGAGGAATGGCGCCAGAAGCTGACCCCCGAGCAGTTCGCCATCACCCGCCGCGCCGCTACCGAACGTGCCAACGGCGCCGCGTATGAGAAGTTCGAAAAGGAAGGCGAAGGCACCTACTACTGCGTGTGCTGTGGCGGTGAGCTCTTCACCAGCAAGGAGAAGTTCCACTCTGGCTGCGGCTGGCCCTCCTTCTACGATTCGTCCAAGGCGAACAACGTGCTCGAGCGCGCGGACGACTCCCACGGCATGCGCCGCGTGGAGACCGTGTGCAAGCGCTGCGAAGCCCACCTCGGCCATGTGTTCGAAAAGGAAGGCTTCAAGACGCCGACGGATCGCCGCTTCTGCATCAATGGCGCCGCTCTCGTGTTCGTGCCCAAGGGCGGCACTCCGCCGAAGCTGGAGGAACTGAGCTCGCCTGAAGTCGCGAAAAAGAAGGATGAGGTGAAGAAGGCGGCTGGGGAGTAA
- the mtnA gene encoding S-methyl-5-thioribose-1-phosphate isomerase gives MLVDGKPYRTVWLKPDEPHIVQIIDQRKLPWKFEVVDLRTVDEVARAIKEMWVRGAGCIAATAGYGMWLAALEAMRDPDYKLATKLGARKLLQTRPTAVNLTWALERQLTALSKARTDLQALEMTREMAEVIADEDVAACRAIGEHGLTLIQSIARSKKPGEPVNILTHCNAGWLAFVDIGSATAPIYAAQKAGIPIHVWVDETRPRNQGSRLTAWELTQEGIPHTIIPDNTGGHLMQHEKVDMVITGADRITKKGDVANKIGTYLKALAAKDNGVPFYVAAPGSTIDWEMNDGILEIPIEQRGEEEVALIEGMTSAGKLETVRLFPQASPAANYGFDVTPARHITGIITERGVVRADEAALDRAFS, from the coding sequence ATGCTCGTAGACGGAAAACCCTACCGCACCGTCTGGCTCAAGCCGGACGAACCCCACATTGTGCAGATCATCGACCAGCGGAAGCTGCCGTGGAAGTTCGAGGTCGTGGACCTGCGCACGGTTGATGAGGTGGCGCGGGCCATCAAGGAGATGTGGGTCCGTGGCGCCGGCTGCATCGCCGCCACCGCCGGGTATGGCATGTGGCTCGCCGCGCTGGAAGCCATGCGCGACCCGGACTACAAGCTGGCCACCAAGCTCGGCGCGCGCAAGCTACTCCAGACACGCCCCACCGCCGTGAACCTCACCTGGGCCCTCGAGCGCCAGCTCACCGCCCTCTCCAAGGCCCGGACCGACCTCCAGGCGCTGGAAATGACCCGCGAGATGGCCGAGGTCATCGCGGATGAGGACGTGGCCGCCTGCCGTGCCATCGGCGAGCACGGGCTCACACTGATCCAGAGCATCGCCCGCAGCAAGAAGCCCGGCGAGCCGGTGAATATCCTCACCCACTGCAATGCAGGCTGGCTGGCCTTTGTGGACATCGGCAGCGCCACCGCACCCATCTACGCCGCGCAGAAGGCGGGCATTCCCATTCATGTGTGGGTGGACGAGACGCGGCCCCGCAACCAGGGCTCCCGCCTCACCGCGTGGGAACTCACGCAGGAGGGCATTCCCCACACCATCATCCCCGACAACACGGGCGGCCACCTCATGCAGCATGAGAAGGTCGACATGGTGATCACCGGCGCGGATCGCATCACCAAGAAGGGCGACGTCGCCAACAAGATCGGCACCTACCTGAAGGCACTGGCCGCCAAGGACAACGGCGTGCCCTTCTACGTCGCCGCCCCCGGCAGCACGATTGACTGGGAGATGAACGACGGCATCCTGGAAATCCCGATTGAGCAGCGTGGCGAGGAAGAGGTGGCCCTAATCGAAGGCATGACCAGCGCCGGCAAGCTGGAAACCGTGCGCCTCTTTCCCCAAGCCAGCCCCGCGGCGAACTACGGCTTTGACGTCACTCCGGCCCGCCACATCACCGGCATCATCACCGAGCGCGGTGTCGTGCGCGCGGATGAGGCGGCGCTGGATCGGGCGTTTTCGTGA
- a CDS encoding AEC family transporter, giving the protein MNYTTILFATLPVYLTMLVGAGARRIGWMPRAADPGIMNLAVRVLFPCLAFERIVGNPALNNGGQVLLNATLGFLMVAVSMWLCHLVTPLIGMKKGEGARTFALCTGLQNYGFVAIPVTEALFGKPLIGVLFTYTLGVELAMWTVGVGMLTGFSKAPWRHAINPPVISIVASLVLHYLGAARYVPDFVHALMGQLGACAIPLCVILIGGTIMDLIGEERFKLNVAVATSVLRMFVLPFLFIAVGLWLPVSYEMKQVLCVQAAMPAAVFTVVLARHYGGHAATAVLVIVATTVVSIFTAPFAIGLAMKWLNVGQ; this is encoded by the coding sequence ATGAACTATACCACCATCCTCTTCGCGACGCTTCCTGTCTACCTCACCATGCTGGTAGGTGCCGGAGCCCGGCGGATCGGATGGATGCCGCGGGCAGCGGACCCGGGCATCATGAACCTGGCGGTGCGGGTGCTCTTCCCCTGCCTCGCCTTCGAGCGTATCGTGGGGAATCCGGCGCTGAACAACGGCGGCCAGGTGCTGCTGAATGCCACGCTGGGCTTCCTGATGGTCGCCGTGTCCATGTGGCTCTGCCACCTCGTCACACCCCTCATTGGCATGAAGAAAGGCGAGGGCGCGCGCACCTTCGCCCTCTGCACCGGCCTGCAGAATTACGGCTTCGTGGCTATCCCCGTGACGGAAGCGCTCTTTGGAAAGCCGCTCATCGGCGTGCTCTTCACCTATACTCTCGGGGTGGAGCTGGCCATGTGGACGGTGGGGGTGGGCATGCTCACCGGTTTCAGCAAGGCGCCGTGGCGGCACGCCATCAATCCGCCAGTGATCAGCATCGTGGCCTCCCTTGTCCTGCACTATCTGGGGGCAGCGCGTTATGTCCCGGACTTCGTGCACGCGCTCATGGGGCAGCTTGGGGCCTGCGCCATCCCGTTGTGCGTCATCCTCATCGGGGGCACCATCATGGACCTCATTGGTGAGGAGCGGTTCAAGCTGAATGTGGCCGTGGCCACCTCGGTGCTGCGCATGTTTGTGCTGCCTTTCCTGTTCATCGCGGTCGGGCTGTGGCTGCCGGTGAGCTATGAGATGAAGCAGGTGCTGTGCGTGCAGGCGGCCATGCCGGCGGCGGTCTTCACCGTGGTACTGGCGCGGCACTACGGAGGCCATGCGGCCACGGCGGTGCTGGTCATTGTGGCCACCACGGTGGTCAGCATCTTCACCGCGCCCTTCGCCATCGGGCTTGCCATGAAGTGGCTGAATGTGGGACAATAG
- a CDS encoding DUF1080 domain-containing protein, whose amino-acid sequence MNSRRFFLSAALGLCTLAVSASTSRAADKGFTPLFDGKSFAGWKADTTKGYEVKDGLLICTPEGKHLISEKTYGDFHLKFDFKLSQGANNGMGIRCDLPKDGKAPSPHLNGMEIQLIDANVPKHEKIKDWQHHGSIYGLVPAKHEGMKPIGEWNTQEIIAKGTKVTVILNGVTIVDADLSKVKPIDGHEHPGQLNASGHFIICGHNDHVEFRNLAIKTL is encoded by the coding sequence ATGAACTCCCGTCGTTTTTTCCTCTCTGCCGCCCTTGGTCTTTGCACCCTCGCTGTGTCCGCTTCCACTTCCCGCGCTGCGGACAAGGGCTTCACGCCCCTCTTCGATGGCAAGTCCTTCGCGGGCTGGAAGGCGGACACCACCAAGGGCTATGAGGTGAAGGATGGCCTCCTCATCTGCACCCCCGAGGGCAAGCACCTCATCAGCGAGAAGACGTACGGCGACTTCCATCTCAAGTTCGATTTCAAGCTCAGCCAAGGCGCGAACAACGGTATGGGCATCCGCTGCGATCTGCCGAAGGATGGCAAGGCTCCCTCACCCCACCTCAACGGCATGGAGATCCAGCTCATCGATGCGAATGTGCCGAAGCACGAGAAGATCAAGGACTGGCAGCACCACGGCAGCATCTACGGCCTGGTCCCCGCGAAGCATGAAGGCATGAAGCCCATCGGCGAGTGGAACACGCAGGAGATCATCGCGAAGGGCACCAAGGTGACGGTCATCCTCAACGGCGTGACGATTGTGGACGCCGACCTCAGCAAGGTGAAGCCCATCGATGGGCATGAGCATCCTGGTCAGCTTAACGCCAGCGGTCACTTCATCATCTGCGGTCACAATGACCACGTGGAGTTCCGCAATCTTGCGATCAAAACTCTGTAA
- a CDS encoding SGNH/GDSL hydrolase family protein, producing MKRSFLLTLATAALLAHPASAQEGRSLGAAAPSTAPAPAKKPAVPAPPAGLGLKDGDRFIFIGDSITHACLYTQYAENYFYTRYPNMRLHFRNAGVSGDKARDVLNRFDEDIAAFKPTVATVLLGMNDGSYKDFDKPTFDTYAKDMSELLDRLKAINCRVIVMSPTMFDHQSWDIKVKEKPDYAKGRVPTGYNAVLAYYGKWLQQTALERNLQFVDLFGPLNTFTVQQRRIDPKFTLVQDGIHPGPDGSFIMAYSLLKQTGDTGPILSAGVRVVGGQWQPINPAVVSDVKGNPTRSVSYTVKPKALPWVQLAEAPLGAKLTNAGHTASQESYIASGLISGRYDLRINDKFVGTWDERALSVHAEVEEDPDSPTFQQSLKVVALNKKRNDEAVRPLRNLWGKQKGMFNKRESEKTAYDAWQTEFQTKRKELDDLAAKYEADIYQINKVQPLKVEIMPTPRPATVPPAKAAQQQQPAAAKPAAKPEEAKKAA from the coding sequence ATGAAACGCTCATTCCTTCTCACCCTGGCCACGGCGGCGCTGCTCGCGCATCCGGCCTCTGCCCAGGAGGGCCGGTCGCTCGGCGCGGCTGCTCCCTCCACCGCCCCTGCTCCCGCAAAGAAGCCCGCCGTTCCCGCGCCACCCGCCGGACTCGGACTGAAGGATGGGGATCGTTTCATTTTCATCGGCGACTCCATCACGCACGCCTGCCTGTACACGCAGTACGCGGAGAATTATTTCTACACGCGCTATCCGAACATGCGCCTGCATTTCCGCAACGCGGGTGTGAGCGGCGACAAGGCGAGGGATGTGCTGAATCGCTTTGATGAAGACATCGCCGCCTTCAAGCCGACGGTAGCCACGGTGCTGCTGGGCATGAACGACGGTTCCTACAAGGACTTCGACAAGCCCACCTTCGACACCTACGCGAAGGACATGAGCGAGCTGCTGGATCGCCTCAAGGCGATCAACTGCCGTGTGATTGTGATGAGCCCGACCATGTTCGACCACCAGTCATGGGACATCAAAGTGAAGGAGAAGCCGGACTATGCCAAGGGACGCGTCCCCACCGGATACAACGCGGTGCTCGCCTACTACGGCAAGTGGCTGCAACAAACCGCCCTGGAGCGCAACCTGCAGTTCGTGGATCTCTTTGGCCCGCTGAATACCTTCACCGTGCAGCAGCGCCGCATCGATCCAAAATTCACCCTCGTCCAGGATGGCATCCATCCCGGTCCGGATGGCAGCTTCATCATGGCCTATTCACTGCTGAAGCAGACGGGTGACACGGGACCCATTCTGAGTGCAGGCGTACGCGTCGTGGGCGGTCAGTGGCAGCCCATCAATCCCGCCGTGGTCTCGGATGTGAAGGGCAATCCCACCCGTTCCGTGAGCTACACCGTGAAGCCCAAGGCGCTCCCCTGGGTGCAGCTGGCCGAAGCGCCGCTGGGCGCGAAGCTCACCAACGCCGGTCACACCGCTTCGCAGGAGTCTTACATCGCCTCAGGCCTCATCAGCGGCCGCTATGACCTGCGGATCAATGACAAGTTCGTAGGCACCTGGGATGAGCGCGCGCTCTCCGTGCATGCCGAGGTGGAGGAGGATCCCGATTCACCGACCTTCCAACAATCCCTGAAGGTGGTGGCACTCAACAAGAAGCGGAATGACGAAGCCGTGCGCCCCCTGCGCAATCTGTGGGGAAAGCAGAAAGGCATGTTCAACAAGCGCGAATCGGAAAAGACAGCCTACGACGCGTGGCAGACCGAGTTCCAGACGAAGCGCAAGGAACTGGACGACCTCGCCGCGAAGTACGAAGCGGACATCTACCAGATCAACAAGGTGCAGCCGCTCAAGGTGGAGATCATGCCCACGCCCCGCCCCGCTACGGTGCCCCCTGCGAAGGCAGCGCAACAACAGCAGCCGGCGGCAGCGAAGCCCGCTGCCAAGCCTGAAGAAGCAAAGAAGGCGGCCTGA
- a CDS encoding tRNA (cytidine(34)-2'-O)-methyltransferase, protein MLHLVLYQPEIPHNTGAVGRLCLATGARLHLIKPLGFSIDDRQLKRVGLDYWKDVDVHVWDSLEQLRESAAPETPWFYFTTKTQQCYWDAAFPAECYLMFGPETRGLPESLLETNKDTCLRIPMEGTRSLNLATSVGIVVYEALRQNRG, encoded by the coding sequence ATGCTCCACCTCGTCCTCTACCAGCCTGAGATTCCGCACAACACCGGTGCCGTGGGGCGTCTGTGCCTGGCCACGGGAGCGCGGCTGCACCTCATCAAGCCACTTGGCTTCAGCATCGATGACCGGCAGTTGAAGCGCGTAGGCCTGGACTATTGGAAGGACGTGGACGTGCACGTGTGGGATTCGCTGGAGCAGTTGCGAGAGAGTGCAGCGCCCGAGACACCATGGTTCTATTTCACCACCAAGACGCAGCAGTGCTACTGGGACGCAGCGTTTCCGGCGGAGTGTTACCTGATGTTTGGTCCGGAGACGCGTGGCCTGCCGGAGTCCCTTTTGGAAACGAACAAGGACACGTGCCTGCGCATTCCGATGGAGGGCACGCGCAGCTTGAATCTCGCCACGTCGGTGGGCATTGTGGTGTATGAGGCGCTGCGGCAGAACCGTGGATGA
- a CDS encoding acyloxyacyl hydrolase codes for MLKRLLLTSFIVGTAACSTFAGTVDKTVQTVAPEAYDPLKHWEIDFETGGLWSVGNNASPLDYVLLPQMLTFKSPEAFGWDVGSGRLGFRHRISLLLEPIVEGPEDYYFGVAGSGILEWWNAPRDFSLFFAAGGGVGWMDSKGYEIEGAQGQDLNFNWFLYSGARFMVCKRGSIALGLYYQHISNMGTDDVNPGIDALGPMLSFGWHF; via the coding sequence ATGCTGAAGCGCCTGCTGCTCACTTCTTTCATCGTTGGTACTGCCGCTTGCTCCACATTCGCCGGTACGGTGGACAAGACCGTGCAGACCGTGGCTCCGGAAGCGTACGACCCGCTGAAGCACTGGGAGATTGATTTTGAAACCGGCGGTCTGTGGAGCGTGGGGAACAATGCCTCGCCTCTGGACTACGTCCTCCTGCCCCAGATGCTGACCTTCAAGTCGCCTGAGGCCTTCGGCTGGGATGTGGGTAGCGGCAGGCTGGGTTTCCGCCACCGGATCTCGCTGCTGCTCGAGCCTATCGTGGAAGGTCCGGAGGACTACTACTTCGGCGTCGCCGGCTCCGGCATTCTGGAGTGGTGGAATGCGCCGCGTGACTTCTCCCTCTTCTTCGCCGCTGGCGGTGGTGTGGGCTGGATGGACAGCAAGGGCTATGAAATCGAAGGCGCCCAGGGACAGGATTTGAACTTCAACTGGTTCCTCTATTCCGGCGCGCGCTTCATGGTGTGCAAGCGTGGCAGCATCGCCCTCGGCTTGTACTACCAGCACATCTCCAACATGGGCACGGATGATGTGAATCCCGGCATCGATGCGCTCGGTCCGATGCTAAGCTTCGGCTGGCATTTCTAA
- a CDS encoding alpha/beta hydrolase fold domain-containing protein produces MSAQDTDAAKPKPKADAKRQTPAKIEGPAPTEKKVYKEIGDTKLEIWIWKPEGWKADDKRSAMVFYHGGGWRNGSPNAFSRQSAELVKLGMVAISVQYRLTSQAGVTIPDCVKDARSAFRWVRSHAGELGIDPGKIAAGGGSAGGHLAATLATLDDVNDAKDDLSVSAKPAALVLFNPATKLDYRRASEVTPAQQEELLKVSPYHHLKAGQPPTLIFHGDADNTVPIDTAQAYAAKVKELGGSCVVEVFSGEAHGFFNREPSYSKTVEKMVAFLREQGLLGKE; encoded by the coding sequence GTGTCTGCCCAAGACACCGATGCTGCCAAGCCAAAGCCGAAGGCGGATGCCAAGCGCCAGACACCGGCAAAAATTGAAGGACCTGCGCCGACGGAGAAGAAGGTCTACAAGGAAATCGGCGACACCAAGCTGGAGATCTGGATCTGGAAACCCGAGGGGTGGAAGGCGGATGACAAGCGGAGTGCCATGGTCTTCTACCACGGCGGTGGCTGGCGCAATGGCAGCCCCAATGCGTTCTCACGGCAAAGCGCCGAGCTGGTGAAGCTGGGCATGGTGGCCATCTCCGTGCAGTACCGCCTCACCTCGCAGGCTGGCGTGACCATCCCGGACTGTGTGAAAGACGCACGCTCCGCCTTCCGCTGGGTGCGCAGTCATGCGGGTGAACTCGGCATCGATCCCGGGAAGATCGCTGCTGGTGGTGGCTCGGCCGGTGGACACCTCGCTGCCACGCTGGCGACGCTGGATGACGTGAATGATGCGAAGGATGATCTGAGCGTGAGCGCCAAGCCTGCTGCCCTGGTGCTTTTCAATCCCGCTACGAAACTCGACTACCGCCGTGCGTCCGAAGTGACCCCTGCACAGCAGGAGGAACTCCTGAAGGTGAGCCCCTATCATCACCTGAAAGCTGGACAGCCACCGACGCTCATCTTCCACGGTGATGCGGATAACACGGTGCCCATTGATACCGCGCAGGCCTATGCCGCGAAGGTAAAGGAACTTGGGGGTTCGTGTGTGGTGGAGGTGTTTTCTGGAGAAGCCCACGGCTTCTTCAATCGCGAGCCGTCGTATTCGAAGACCGTGGAGAAGATGGTCGCGTTTCTGCGTGAGCAGGGGTTGTTGGGGAAAGAGTGA
- the bioF gene encoding 8-amino-7-oxononanoate synthase has product MDDQPNHDLTHASREALEHLQQQGLRRSLRRVLSTRGAEITLPQREGVINFSSNDYLGLATCDALKAAMREGVDRFGVGSGASRLVCGNHAPHEELESALASYKGTEAALAFSSGYATAVGVIPALVGPGDVVILDKLSHASLIDAAKLSGATIRIFPHNHLGKLERLLAGAREKGGASTRVLVVTESIFSMDGDAAPLAEIIALKARHDAWLLVDEAHAVGVLGPQGRGLVASLGLEKQVELQMGTLSKAIGVSGGYVATSSAVRDLLINRARSLIYSTAPPPAVAWTAKQAISLLQSSEGDARREKLWSNKRLLLSLLGETFASQTSALPAAILPIIIGDEEAAVQTSAALLDAGYLIPAIRYPTVSRGAARLRLTLSAVHEAAQIEALVTCLRRMVPQLGIAAHGA; this is encoded by the coding sequence ATGGACGACCAGCCCAATCACGACCTCACGCACGCTTCCCGAGAAGCGCTGGAGCACTTGCAGCAGCAGGGGCTTCGTCGGTCATTGCGTCGGGTGCTCTCCACCAGGGGTGCGGAGATCACGCTGCCGCAGCGTGAGGGGGTCATCAACTTCTCCTCAAACGACTATCTCGGCCTCGCCACCTGCGATGCGCTCAAAGCCGCCATGCGGGAAGGCGTCGATCGCTTTGGCGTTGGTTCCGGGGCTTCGCGTCTGGTGTGCGGCAACCATGCACCGCATGAGGAACTCGAGTCCGCACTCGCATCCTACAAGGGCACTGAGGCCGCGCTCGCCTTCAGTAGTGGATATGCCACGGCTGTCGGTGTCATCCCCGCGCTGGTCGGTCCGGGCGATGTGGTGATTCTGGATAAACTGAGTCACGCTTCGCTCATTGATGCCGCGAAGCTCAGTGGCGCTACCATTCGCATTTTTCCTCACAATCACCTCGGCAAGCTGGAGCGCCTGCTTGCAGGAGCACGTGAGAAGGGCGGCGCCTCCACGCGTGTGCTCGTGGTCACCGAGTCCATCTTCAGCATGGATGGTGATGCGGCGCCTCTTGCCGAAATCATCGCGCTGAAAGCCAGGCATGATGCGTGGCTGCTGGTGGATGAAGCGCATGCCGTGGGTGTGCTGGGGCCGCAGGGTCGCGGCCTTGTGGCGTCGCTGGGTCTCGAGAAACAAGTGGAACTGCAAATGGGCACGCTGAGCAAGGCCATCGGTGTGAGCGGTGGTTATGTGGCCACTTCGAGCGCGGTGCGGGATCTGCTCATCAATCGCGCACGCAGCCTTATCTACTCCACCGCGCCACCACCTGCGGTGGCATGGACCGCGAAACAGGCCATTTCCCTCCTGCAAAGCAGCGAAGGAGATGCGCGACGCGAAAAACTCTGGAGCAACAAGCGCCTGCTGCTCTCGCTGCTCGGCGAAACGTTCGCCTCGCAAACCAGCGCTCTGCCCGCTGCCATCCTGCCCATCATCATCGGCGATGAAGAAGCCGCCGTGCAGACCAGTGCGGCGCTGCTGGACGCGGGCTATCTCATCCCCGCGATTCGTTATCCCACGGTGTCGCGTGGCGCGGCGCGACTGCGGCTCACGCTAAGTGCAGTCCATGAAGCGGCCCAGATCGAAGCTCTTGTCACGTGCCTTCGCCGCATGGTGCCGCAGTTGGGCATCGCCGCGCATGGTGCGTGA
- a CDS encoding glycosyltransferase family 4 protein — protein sequence MPRYHLAYIFERFPTFTQTFCVREVLELERMGVRPLIFSIHDTRDEKVRHFPEDLLQRVHFLPPEEELIARVLKWKDANELPQSVVLTLRHWGNRPDKNRVYEAAYISHVLTQLGSSAPSHAHSHFAGMGARTCWWLRKFHGTSFSFTAHANDIFCCGETQIPPLASLFREASLVVTVSDYTARKLRSEFPHEAPRIQRVYNGLDLQPFMQARSKADRTKAAGGILSVGRLIEKKGYDDLITACGLLRDRGIPVKCRIVGEGPLEDELKSQISNLKLEDQVTLTGPLGMTEIIRLLAEETQVFALACKTEKDGGMDNLPTVLMEAMAASLPCVSTRLAGVPEMVVDGVTGLLCEEKQPAAFADHLATLLQDPAKCEQMGAAGLVHARKHFAKEETSLHLLDAFAERASLRFDLSLAQKYGLLTSFASRTMRGDAQLRHHAAKARDKSFDLGRFMDCT from the coding sequence ATGCCGAGATACCACCTCGCTTACATCTTCGAAAGATTCCCCACGTTTACCCAGACGTTTTGCGTGCGGGAAGTTCTGGAGTTGGAGCGCATGGGCGTGCGACCGTTGATCTTCTCCATCCACGACACGCGGGATGAAAAGGTTCGCCACTTTCCGGAGGACCTCCTGCAGCGTGTGCATTTTCTTCCCCCTGAAGAGGAATTGATTGCCCGGGTACTGAAGTGGAAGGACGCCAACGAACTGCCCCAAAGCGTGGTGCTCACGCTGCGGCATTGGGGAAACCGGCCGGACAAGAATCGCGTGTACGAGGCGGCCTATATCAGCCATGTCCTCACACAGCTCGGCAGCTCGGCTCCGAGCCACGCGCACTCTCACTTCGCAGGCATGGGCGCGCGCACCTGCTGGTGGCTGCGCAAGTTTCACGGCACGAGTTTCAGCTTCACCGCGCATGCGAATGACATCTTCTGCTGCGGCGAAACTCAGATTCCACCACTGGCTTCTCTCTTCCGGGAAGCCAGCCTCGTGGTAACGGTGAGCGACTACACCGCCAGGAAACTGCGCAGCGAATTTCCCCATGAAGCCCCGCGCATCCAGCGTGTGTACAACGGCCTGGATCTGCAGCCCTTCATGCAAGCTCGATCGAAAGCAGACCGCACCAAGGCAGCGGGCGGGATCCTGAGCGTGGGACGTCTCATCGAGAAAAAAGGATACGATGATCTCATCACCGCTTGCGGCCTGCTGCGTGATCGCGGTATCCCAGTCAAGTGCCGCATCGTCGGCGAAGGTCCGCTCGAAGACGAACTCAAATCCCAGATCTCAAATCTCAAACTGGAAGATCAAGTCACGCTCACTGGACCGCTGGGCATGACGGAAATCATCCGCCTGCTCGCCGAGGAAACCCAGGTCTTCGCGCTCGCCTGCAAGACGGAGAAGGACGGTGGCATGGACAATCTCCCCACCGTGCTCATGGAAGCCATGGCGGCGAGCTTGCCGTGTGTATCGACGCGCCTCGCCGGTGTGCCGGAGATGGTGGTGGATGGCGTGACCGGTCTGCTCTGCGAAGAGAAACAGCCCGCGGCCTTCGCAGATCATCTGGCCACACTTTTGCAGGATCCTGCGAAGTGCGAACAGATGGGCGCGGCCGGTCTGGTTCATGCACGCAAACACTTCGCGAAGGAAGAGACTTCGCTCCATTTGCTGGATGCCTTCGCGGAACGCGCGAGCCTGCGTTTCGATCTCAGCCTCGCGCAAAAGTATGGCCTGCTCACCAGCTTCGCCTCACGCACCATGCGCGGCGATGCCCAACTGCGGCACCATGCGGCGAAGGCACGTGACAAGAGCTTCGATCTGGGCCGCTTCATGGACTGCACTTAG